One segment of Pyrococcus sp. ST04 DNA contains the following:
- a CDS encoding glycosyltransferase family 2 protein, with product MNFENVRVENGDTLKEFVGSLGLQIKDDAIIKIGKFFVEIHGVKYEARSLEELREIIDKLRKTYIVMPAYNEEKTIGQVLDSLLTVFPKENIIVVNDGSKDNTEKIAREKGVHVLTHLINRGLGGALGTGITYALILGAQIIVTFDADGQHLLEDALKVIKPVVEGKADLAIGSRFKGDISGMPLTKRIGNIGLNVITALFAKKYITDTQSGLRAFSRECAKKIKITCDRYAVSSEIIIEASRNKCKVTEIPIKAIYTEYSMKKGTNVIEGIKIALNLFLSLFRR from the coding sequence GTGAATTTTGAAAACGTGAGAGTAGAAAATGGAGACACTCTTAAAGAATTCGTTGGATCCTTGGGGTTACAGATTAAAGATGATGCAATCATCAAGATAGGAAAGTTTTTTGTTGAGATTCATGGTGTAAAATATGAAGCAAGGTCTTTAGAAGAGTTAAGGGAGATAATAGACAAGCTTAGGAAAACCTACATTGTGATGCCAGCTTATAATGAGGAAAAAACCATAGGGCAGGTTTTAGATTCTTTATTAACAGTGTTTCCAAAAGAAAACATAATAGTGGTTAATGATGGGAGCAAGGATAATACTGAGAAGATTGCCAGAGAGAAGGGAGTCCACGTATTGACACATCTAATTAATCGAGGTTTAGGGGGAGCCCTTGGTACCGGAATAACGTACGCCCTAATACTTGGAGCCCAAATAATAGTTACTTTTGACGCAGATGGTCAACACCTGCTTGAGGATGCCTTAAAGGTAATTAAACCAGTAGTCGAAGGGAAAGCCGACTTGGCGATAGGAAGCAGGTTCAAAGGGGACATTAGCGGAATGCCATTAACAAAAAGGATAGGAAATATTGGCCTAAATGTAATAACGGCACTTTTTGCTAAGAAGTATATCACAGACACTCAAAGCGGACTCAGAGCTTTTTCTCGGGAGTGTGCAAAAAAGATTAAAATCACCTGTGACAGATATGCAGTTTCAAGTGAAATCATAATAGAGGCATCAAGAAATAAATGCAAAGTCACTGAGATACCAATTAAGGCCATATACACTGAATATTCAATGAAGAAAGGAACAAACGTTATTGAAGGGATAAAAATAGCACTAAATTTGTTCCTAAGCTTATTTAGGAGGTGA
- a CDS encoding DUF2304 domain-containing protein has protein sequence MYTIQYIGLVIVVGLMIYTYLHYKKKRFELSDLMAWEIFFIILLIIILAPVRISMEIKKILGLGRGLDALFATMIGLSYLILFKLYLDIDRIEREITELTRNFSIRLKEIEDKINEKKIEKN, from the coding sequence TTGTATACAATCCAGTATATTGGATTGGTTATAGTAGTTGGCTTAATGATTTATACTTACCTCCATTACAAGAAGAAGCGTTTCGAGCTCTCTGATCTCATGGCATGGGAGATTTTCTTTATAATTCTGCTAATAATAATTTTAGCCCCAGTTAGAATTTCAATGGAGATAAAGAAGATTCTTGGGCTTGGAAGGGGATTAGATGCCCTTTTTGCAACAATGATAGGATTAAGTTATCTTATCCTGTTTAAGCTGTACTTAGACATAGACAGGATAGAAAGAGAAATAACCGAACTCACAAGGAATTTTTCAATAAGGCTTAAGGAAATCGAAGACAAAATAAATGAGAAAAAGATAGAGAAAAATTAA
- a CDS encoding BlaI/MecI/CopY family transcriptional regulator, which yields MEPSEFKLNQKGIKAVLPSLEAEIMEYMWEVGEATAGEVYEYLKNKYPEIRRSTVSILMNRLCEKELLTRRMERGRGGIRYIYKITTTREEFERKIVEKIIDSLMANFREATYAYLSKIKK from the coding sequence ATGGAACCAAGCGAATTTAAACTGAACCAGAAAGGAATAAAGGCAGTACTTCCATCTTTAGAGGCAGAAATAATGGAATACATGTGGGAAGTTGGTGAGGCAACGGCTGGGGAGGTTTACGAGTATTTAAAAAACAAATACCCCGAGATAAGGAGATCCACTGTTAGTATATTAATGAACAGGCTATGCGAAAAGGAGCTCCTCACAAGAAGAATGGAGAGAGGAAGGGGTGGAATAAGATACATATACAAAATAACGACAACAAGAGAAGAGTTTGAAAGAAAAATCGTAGAAAAGATAATAGACTCTCTAATGGCAAACTTCAGGGAAGCAACTTACGCATACCTTTCAAAAATTAAGAAGTGA
- a CDS encoding M48 family metallopeptidase: protein MLYWSFIFQLLIVSLTYGRYGIIASMLAVLLLMLWYKISLKFNLPTDRYSLIKWEDIPWLYDGIARMANRARISMPKIYIEDSPIPTAYSFRNAIVLSAGLFEVLDKDEILAVAAHEIGHIKNGDTFIFPLSKYAQYIMGALTIAILAGSTSQGIKIISALNFLIYYAGLRKFLRKREFLADSVALRIAEVPYALKEALEELKYYEAALKAKDIPLPTIKPQVERKEEPQNPIMYIMSTHPSYDERIARIMAIVDMYRIFEYMS from the coding sequence ATGCTCTACTGGTCCTTCATATTTCAACTCTTAATTGTCTCCCTCACATATGGAAGATATGGAATTATAGCTTCTATGTTAGCTGTTCTTCTGCTAATGTTATGGTATAAAATTTCCCTGAAATTTAATTTGCCAACAGACAGATATTCCCTAATAAAATGGGAAGATATCCCTTGGTTATATGACGGGATAGCGAGAATGGCAAATAGAGCAAGAATTTCGATGCCAAAAATATACATCGAGGATTCTCCAATCCCAACAGCTTATTCTTTTAGGAATGCAATAGTCCTCTCGGCCGGGCTATTTGAAGTCCTTGACAAGGATGAAATCTTAGCAGTGGCTGCCCATGAAATAGGGCATATAAAAAATGGGGACACCTTCATATTCCCTCTCTCTAAATACGCCCAATATATCATGGGGGCACTGACAATAGCAATTTTAGCTGGCTCAACTTCCCAAGGCATAAAAATAATCTCAGCACTAAATTTCCTAATATACTATGCAGGCCTTAGAAAGTTCTTGAGAAAGAGGGAGTTTCTTGCAGATAGCGTTGCCCTAAGAATAGCAGAAGTGCCATACGCCTTAAAAGAAGCCCTTGAAGAGTTGAAATACTATGAGGCAGCACTCAAGGCAAAGGATATTCCCCTACCAACGATAAAGCCCCAGGTTGAGAGGAAGGAAGAGCCCCAAAACCCAATTATGTATATCATGAGCACTCATCCCTCTTATGATGAGAGAATAGCCAGAATAATGGCAATAGTCGATATGTATAGGATTTTTGAATACATGAGCTGA
- a CDS encoding cytidine/deoxycytidylate deaminase family protein, with amino-acid sequence MTIEIFLDKEKAERIKRIRPTKDEYFMLIAKLVSLRATCPRLRVGAVAVKDGYILATGYNGAPRNMDHCIDVGCILVDGHCHRAVHAEQNVIAMAARKGISLEGATLYVTHFPCDTCFKLLINAGIKEIVYEEMYPNEVTEMLLKEAQEKGIIKIRQFKLSKERVRQFLEELFPEFCGKGCGEED; translated from the coding sequence ATGACAATTGAAATTTTTCTTGATAAGGAAAAAGCAGAGAGGATAAAGAGAATCAGACCAACTAAAGATGAGTATTTTATGTTAATTGCAAAGCTTGTTTCTCTTAGGGCAACGTGCCCAAGGCTTAGGGTTGGCGCAGTTGCCGTGAAGGATGGATACATCCTCGCAACGGGATATAATGGAGCCCCAAGAAACATGGATCACTGTATAGATGTAGGATGCATCCTCGTTGATGGTCACTGCCACAGGGCTGTCCATGCGGAGCAAAACGTAATCGCGATGGCCGCAAGAAAGGGAATTAGTCTAGAAGGGGCAACACTCTATGTCACCCACTTCCCCTGCGACACCTGCTTTAAACTACTTATAAATGCGGGGATAAAAGAGATCGTCTATGAGGAGATGTATCCAAATGAAGTTACTGAAATGCTACTCAAAGAAGCACAGGAAAAGGGAATTATAAAAATAAGACAGTTCAAACTGTCGAAAGAAAGAGTTAGGCAATTTCTCGAGGAGTTATTCCCCGAGTTCTGTGGAAAAGGGTGTGGAGAAGAAGACTAG
- the uppS gene encoding polyprenyl diphosphate synthase → MIYRIISHIPHILFKPAYDLYEKYLFEKVKSGNLPKHVAIIMDGNRRWARKQEKPPWYGHLFGSKKLEEIVEWCHELGIRILTVYAFSTENFKRSKEEVSRLMQLFEEKFRELVKDKRVHEYGIRVNVIGRKDLLPKNVREAAEEAERVTRKYNNYVLNIALAYGGRSEIVDAVKDIVRDVMEGKLRVEDIDEELLRKYLYVPNMPDPDIVIRTGGEVRISNFLLYQIAYSELFFVDVYFPEFRKIDFLRIIREYQKRERRFGR, encoded by the coding sequence ATGATCTACAGGATTATTTCTCACATTCCTCACATTCTTTTCAAGCCTGCTTATGATCTTTACGAGAAGTATTTATTTGAGAAAGTGAAATCTGGTAATTTGCCCAAGCATGTAGCTATTATCATGGACGGAAATCGGAGATGGGCAAGAAAACAGGAAAAACCTCCTTGGTATGGACATCTTTTTGGTTCAAAAAAGCTTGAGGAAATTGTTGAATGGTGTCATGAGCTTGGCATACGCATATTGACTGTTTATGCCTTTTCAACTGAGAATTTTAAGAGATCTAAAGAGGAAGTTTCTAGGTTAATGCAACTGTTTGAGGAGAAATTTAGGGAGCTTGTAAAGGATAAAAGGGTTCACGAGTATGGAATCAGGGTTAACGTTATTGGAAGGAAAGATCTTCTTCCTAAGAATGTTAGGGAAGCCGCTGAGGAGGCTGAAAGAGTTACGAGGAAGTACAACAATTATGTCTTAAACATAGCTTTGGCATATGGAGGGAGGAGTGAGATAGTTGATGCAGTTAAGGATATCGTTAGAGACGTTATGGAAGGTAAGCTTAGGGTTGAGGACATAGATGAAGAGTTGCTTAGGAAATACCTATATGTTCCGAATATGCCCGATCCTGACATTGTTATAAGGACTGGGGGAGAAGTTAGGATAAGCAACTTCCTCTTATATCAAATAGCGTATAGCGAGCTGTTCTTTGTTGACGTCTACTTTCCAGAATTCAGGAAGATAGACTTCCTCAGGATAATAAGAGAGTATCAGAAAAGGGAGAGGAGGTTTGGGCGCTAG
- a CDS encoding gamma carbonic anhydrase family protein yields the protein MVVYELNGRKPKIHPTAFIDESAVVIGDVVLEKKTSVWPSAVLRGDIEQIYVGRYSNVQDNVSIHTSHGLPTEIGEYVTIGHNAVVHGAKVGNYVIIGMGAVILDGAKIGDHVIIGAGALVPPNKEIPDYSLVIGVPGKVVRQLTEEEIEWTKKNAEIYVELAEKHLKGRKKI from the coding sequence ATGGTGGTGTACGAGCTTAATGGTAGGAAGCCTAAAATACATCCAACGGCTTTCATAGATGAAAGCGCCGTTGTAATAGGAGATGTTGTGCTAGAAAAAAAGACAAGTGTCTGGCCTTCTGCAGTTCTGAGGGGAGACATAGAGCAGATTTATGTGGGCAGATATTCTAACGTTCAGGACAATGTCAGTATTCACACTTCCCATGGCTTGCCGACGGAGATCGGGGAGTATGTTACAATAGGTCACAATGCCGTTGTTCATGGTGCGAAGGTTGGCAACTATGTAATAATAGGAATGGGGGCAGTAATTTTGGATGGTGCTAAGATAGGGGATCACGTTATAATTGGAGCTGGTGCATTGGTTCCTCCAAACAAGGAGATCCCGGATTATAGCCTCGTTATTGGAGTTCCAGGAAAGGTGGTCAGGCAACTCACGGAGGAAGAGATTGAGTGGACGAAGAAAAATGCTGAGATATATGTAGAGCTGGCTGAAAAACATTTGAAGGGGAGAAAGAAAATATGA
- the lrpA gene encoding HTH-type transcriptional regulator LrpA produces MIDERDKIILDMLVKDARTPFTEIAKRLGISETAVRKRVRALEEKGIIEGYTIKLNPKKLGYSLVTITGVDTRPEKLFEVAEKLKEFEFVRELYLSSGDHMIMAVIWAKDGEDLADIISNKIGKIDGVTKVCPAIILERLK; encoded by the coding sequence ATGATAGATGAAAGGGATAAGATTATACTCGACATGCTCGTGAAAGACGCGAGAACCCCCTTCACGGAAATCGCGAAGAGGCTAGGAATCAGCGAGACAGCAGTGAGAAAAAGGGTAAGGGCGCTTGAAGAGAAGGGAATAATTGAGGGCTATACAATAAAGCTAAATCCCAAAAAGCTTGGCTATTCGCTGGTGACTATTACGGGAGTGGATACGAGGCCGGAGAAGCTCTTTGAAGTAGCTGAAAAGTTAAAGGAGTTTGAGTTTGTTAGGGAGCTTTATCTTTCTAGTGGAGATCACATGATAATGGCCGTTATCTGGGCAAAGGACGGGGAAGATCTTGCGGACATAATTTCCAACAAAATAGGCAAAATAGATGGGGTAACAAAGGTTTGCCCAGCGATAATCTTGGAGAGGCTTAAATAG
- the gdhA gene encoding glutamate dehydrogenase — translation MVEQDPFEIAVKQLERAAQYMKISEEALEFLKRPQRIVEVTIPVEMDDGTVKVFTGFRVQYNWARGPTKGGIRWHPEETLSTVKALAAWMTWKTAVMDLPYGGGKGGIIVDPKKLSDREKERLARGYIRAIYDVISPYEDIPAPDVYTNPQIMAWMMDEYEAISRRKTPAFGIITGKPLSIGGSLGRNEATARGASYTIREAAKVLGWGDLKGKTIAIQGYGNAGYYLAKIMSEDYGMKVVAVSDSKGGIYNPDGLNADEVLKWKQEHGSVKDFPGATNITNEELLELEVDVLAPAAIEEVITKKNADNIKAKIVAEVANGPVTPEADEILFEKGILQIPDFLCNAGGVTVSYFEWVQNITGYYWTLEEVREKLDKKMTKAFYDVYNTAKEKNIHMRDAAYVVAVQRVYQAMLDRGWVKH, via the coding sequence ATGGTTGAGCAAGACCCATTTGAGATTGCCGTTAAGCAGCTTGAGAGAGCTGCCCAATACATGAAGATAAGTGAGGAAGCCCTTGAATTCCTCAAGAGACCTCAGAGGATTGTTGAGGTTACGATTCCTGTTGAGATGGATGATGGAACTGTTAAAGTATTTACCGGATTCAGAGTTCAGTACAACTGGGCTAGAGGTCCAACTAAGGGTGGAATTAGATGGCACCCAGAGGAGACCCTTAGCACCGTTAAGGCTCTCGCAGCTTGGATGACATGGAAGACTGCTGTTATGGATCTCCCATACGGTGGAGGTAAGGGTGGAATTATCGTAGATCCAAAGAAGCTCTCCGACAGGGAGAAGGAGAGGCTTGCGAGAGGTTACATAAGGGCTATTTATGATGTCATAAGCCCATATGAGGACATCCCAGCACCTGACGTTTACACCAACCCACAGATAATGGCTTGGATGATGGACGAGTACGAGGCAATAAGCAGAAGAAAGACACCAGCCTTTGGAATAATTACCGGAAAGCCATTAAGCATTGGAGGATCACTTGGAAGGAACGAGGCTACCGCAAGAGGTGCCTCCTATACAATAAGGGAGGCTGCAAAGGTTCTAGGATGGGGTGACCTCAAGGGCAAGACCATCGCAATCCAGGGTTACGGTAATGCAGGTTACTACCTAGCGAAGATAATGAGCGAGGACTATGGAATGAAGGTCGTTGCAGTGAGCGACAGCAAGGGTGGAATTTACAACCCAGATGGACTCAACGCTGACGAGGTTCTCAAGTGGAAGCAAGAACACGGTAGCGTTAAGGACTTCCCAGGAGCAACAAACATAACCAACGAGGAGCTCCTTGAGCTTGAAGTAGATGTTCTCGCACCAGCCGCAATCGAGGAAGTAATAACCAAGAAGAACGCCGACAACATAAAGGCCAAGATCGTTGCCGAAGTTGCTAACGGACCAGTCACACCAGAGGCAGATGAGATCCTCTTCGAGAAGGGAATTCTGCAGATACCAGACTTCCTCTGTAATGCTGGTGGTGTCACAGTCAGCTACTTCGAGTGGGTGCAGAACATAACAGGCTACTACTGGACGCTTGAGGAGGTTAGAGAGAAGCTTGACAAGAAGATGACCAAGGCATTCTACGATGTCTACAACACCGCGAAGGAGAAGAACATCCACATGAGAGATGCAGCATACGTAGTTGCAGTCCAGAGAGTTTACCAGGCAATGCTTGACCGTGGATGGGTTAAGCACTGA
- a CDS encoding cation:proton antiporter encodes MEAATWILFTIGVAIIAAKIGDAIIERFELPGVLGELLMGMLLGNLVYFGIVGKEYLPITVGASEAIDFLAKLGIIFLLFLGALDTDIEQLKRTGLTATVSTIMGVFVPLIMGYYALRWLGYEHREAFAGGVLLTATSIGLTVRVMMDLGVLRSEVGAASLSASVMDDFLGIALVIFAVGSGSLLGLTVKIILFFLITGVLGWYFIDHYVKFAEKLHVEKGILGLMIGMMFIFAALAEGWFAAAIEGAFMMGLILSKLPEGKRIMEEVKSIGYGLLIPIFFIHTGAMLNLTVFEHADALKLAFVLSAIAIIGKIAGRGFGAWITAWGRGREFLFTRENFKMSLQMGIGSVPRTEVALVDLMVAIHGGAISPDDVPKFIAATLIFITVSVLVTPPLLKWAFKEEVEAQKRARLESRKERIERKKKPR; translated from the coding sequence ATGGAGGCCGCAACATGGATCCTCTTCACAATCGGAGTAGCAATAATAGCTGCTAAAATTGGGGATGCAATAATTGAGAGATTTGAGCTTCCTGGAGTTCTTGGGGAGCTTTTAATGGGAATGCTTCTTGGAAACCTTGTGTATTTTGGTATTGTGGGCAAGGAGTATCTTCCAATAACGGTGGGTGCAAGTGAGGCTATAGACTTTTTGGCTAAGTTAGGGATTATATTCCTTCTCTTCCTGGGTGCACTGGATACTGATATAGAGCAACTAAAGAGAACTGGACTAACGGCAACTGTTTCCACAATAATGGGAGTCTTTGTCCCTCTGATCATGGGATATTATGCCCTGAGATGGCTGGGTTATGAGCACAGAGAAGCTTTTGCGGGTGGCGTTTTACTTACTGCAACGAGCATTGGTCTAACCGTTAGGGTAATGATGGATCTTGGAGTCCTCAGGAGTGAGGTTGGTGCAGCATCTCTGAGTGCTAGCGTAATGGATGACTTTCTTGGGATAGCTCTCGTAATATTTGCAGTAGGTTCTGGCTCCTTGTTGGGACTTACGGTTAAGATAATTTTGTTCTTCCTAATCACGGGGGTTCTTGGATGGTATTTCATTGACCATTACGTCAAATTTGCAGAAAAGCTACATGTGGAGAAGGGAATCCTTGGCCTAATGATAGGGATGATGTTTATCTTTGCGGCATTAGCTGAGGGATGGTTCGCTGCCGCAATAGAAGGGGCCTTTATGATGGGCCTAATTCTTTCCAAGCTTCCAGAAGGTAAAAGAATAATGGAGGAAGTAAAGAGTATAGGTTACGGTCTCCTGATTCCAATATTCTTCATTCATACTGGAGCAATGCTGAACTTAACGGTGTTTGAACATGCCGATGCACTGAAGCTGGCCTTCGTTCTCAGCGCAATTGCAATAATCGGGAAAATAGCTGGAAGAGGATTTGGAGCGTGGATAACGGCCTGGGGTAGGGGAAGAGAATTCTTGTTCACCCGTGAGAACTTTAAGATGTCACTCCAAATGGGAATAGGTTCTGTTCCTAGAACAGAAGTCGCCCTAGTTGATCTTATGGTTGCAATCCACGGAGGTGCAATATCCCCTGATGATGTGCCAAAGTTTATAGCGGCAACGCTGATATTCATAACGGTCTCGGTATTAGTCACCCCACCACTCCTCAAATGGGCCTTCAAAGAGGAGGTCGAGGCTCAAAAGAGAGCAAGGCTTGAAAGTAGAAAAGAGAGGATTGAAAGGAAAAAGAAGCCCCGATGA
- a CDS encoding HPP family protein — MELERALNAFHSMKVSQITPSIHQMPIVEENSPIIDALKILRTRHHVWVVDNRESMKLVGVIRYFDIVDILLPPRRARLGTISSLFKSIMGGAERARDVMERNVLTIEEDATVLEALEKMKKYRMPILALVDAEGKLVGEISLRLLINEFLRLIRMGGEEWRPQHGSSSQSE, encoded by the coding sequence ATGGAGTTAGAAAGGGCACTCAATGCGTTCCACTCAATGAAGGTTAGCCAGATAACGCCTTCAATCCATCAGATGCCAATAGTTGAAGAGAACTCTCCAATAATTGATGCACTGAAAATCCTAAGGACTAGGCACCATGTGTGGGTTGTTGACAACAGGGAAAGCATGAAGCTCGTTGGGGTAATAAGGTATTTCGATATAGTTGACATATTGCTTCCTCCAAGGAGGGCAAGGCTAGGCACAATAAGCTCTCTCTTTAAATCCATAATGGGCGGAGCGGAAAGAGCTAGAGACGTTATGGAGAGGAATGTTCTCACGATCGAGGAAGATGCGACTGTTCTTGAAGCCCTTGAGAAAATGAAGAAATACAGAATGCCAATTCTGGCTCTTGTAGATGCTGAAGGAAAGCTGGTAGGTGAAATAAGCCTTAGACTACTAATAAATGAGTTTCTGAGGTTAATAAGAATGGGGGGTGAGGAATGGAGGCCGCAACATGGATCCTCTTCACAATCGGAGTAG
- a CDS encoding MoaD/ThiS family protein, producing MRIRVMGLFSHLAGAEEIEVRIEGKRRIGDVLREVIPRFNDVKDKIIIINGKVASEDAEVSDEDFVKVMPVLSGG from the coding sequence ATGAGAATAAGAGTCATGGGTTTATTTTCTCACCTAGCGGGAGCCGAGGAAATAGAGGTTAGGATTGAGGGAAAGAGAAGGATAGGAGATGTCTTGAGGGAGGTTATTCCAAGGTTTAATGACGTTAAAGATAAGATAATAATCATCAATGGGAAAGTTGCCAGTGAAGACGCGGAGGTCTCGGATGAAGATTTTGTTAAGGTTATGCCAGTATTAAGTGGGGGATGA
- a CDS encoding glycosyltransferase family 2 protein: MFKGLRISIVIPAYNEEKRIGSVLSSIPSFVDEVIVVDDGSSDNTAEVAKTHGAKVIRMNRNRGKGAAMREGVKVASGDVIVFMDADGQHDPKEIQKLLEPIAQGDADFVIGKRVVKAGERPFIRKVSNFITTTLIRVKTGLKVEDSQSGFRAIKKEFLPEIKSDRYEVETEVLVKSAKMGARIVEVPISTRYDVETGHFKFEDIVRFLYVLIKY, from the coding sequence ATGTTCAAAGGGCTAAGGATTTCGATAGTTATTCCAGCGTACAACGAGGAAAAAAGAATAGGGAGTGTCTTATCAAGCATTCCTAGCTTTGTCGATGAGGTTATAGTTGTAGATGATGGGAGTTCCGATAATACTGCAGAAGTTGCAAAAACCCATGGAGCCAAGGTAATCAGAATGAACAGAAACAGGGGGAAAGGAGCTGCAATGAGGGAAGGAGTAAAAGTAGCCAGTGGAGATGTGATAGTATTCATGGACGCTGATGGCCAGCATGATCCAAAGGAGATTCAAAAATTGCTGGAACCAATAGCCCAAGGAGATGCAGACTTCGTCATAGGCAAGAGAGTTGTAAAGGCCGGTGAAAGGCCATTCATTAGAAAGGTCAGCAACTTTATAACAACGACGCTCATAAGAGTAAAAACAGGGCTCAAAGTTGAGGATTCTCAAAGTGGATTTAGGGCAATAAAAAAGGAATTTTTGCCAGAAATAAAGAGCGATAGGTATGAAGTAGAGACAGAAGTCTTAGTGAAATCTGCAAAAATGGGTGCTAGAATAGTTGAAGTTCCGATTTCAACACGGTATGATGTCGAGACTGGCCACTTTAAATTTGAGGATATCGTGAGGTTTCTGTATGTTCTGATAAAATATTGA
- a CDS encoding AMP phosphorylase, with protein MRGKVKILNLETGHFTIFINPQDAKVWKLHPNDLVRVETGKRSIYGSVVISDFVGEGEVGLSKDVLSSYQFSEGELVTVTPAGTPESVRYIRKKMRGEKLRKVEIETIVKDIVDRKLRNTEISAFVTAIEINGLDMDEIAALTIAMAETGDMLDIDRKPIMDVHSIGGVPGNKTNVIVVPIVAAAGLTIPKTSSRAITSAAGTADVVEVLTNVTLSLDEIKRIVEKIGACLVWGGALNLAPADDLTIHVERRLSLDPRGLMLASIMSKKYAIGSQYVLIDIPTGKGVKVETLEEARSLAKDFIELGKRLGQYVEVAITYGGQPIGHTIGPALEAKEALETLMTGKGPGSLVEKAIGLAGILLEMGGAAPRGMGRKMAREILESGKAYEKMREIIAEQGGDPDIKPEDIQIGDKTYTIYAQASGYVTGIDNKAMTAIAREAGAPEDKGAGIMLHVKVGEKVKEGDPLFTIHAESEGKLDKAIVLARRLEPIKIEGMVLQVIGNL; from the coding sequence ATGAGGGGGAAAGTGAAAATACTCAACCTAGAGACTGGACATTTTACGATTTTCATAAATCCTCAGGACGCTAAAGTCTGGAAACTTCACCCAAATGATCTTGTAAGAGTGGAAACGGGGAAGAGGTCAATATATGGAAGTGTCGTAATTAGTGATTTTGTTGGTGAGGGCGAGGTCGGATTATCAAAAGATGTCTTATCCAGTTATCAGTTTTCTGAAGGAGAATTAGTTACTGTAACGCCAGCGGGAACTCCAGAGAGCGTTAGATACATTCGTAAGAAGATGAGGGGTGAAAAGCTTAGGAAAGTTGAAATCGAAACAATAGTAAAAGATATCGTAGATAGAAAGCTCAGAAACACAGAAATAAGCGCGTTTGTTACTGCAATCGAGATCAATGGCCTTGATATGGACGAGATAGCAGCCCTAACGATAGCAATGGCAGAGACGGGAGATATGCTTGACATAGACAGGAAACCCATTATGGACGTTCACAGTATAGGTGGGGTTCCCGGCAACAAAACTAACGTAATTGTGGTTCCAATAGTTGCCGCAGCAGGTTTAACGATACCAAAAACAAGCTCAAGAGCAATAACGAGCGCAGCCGGAACGGCCGATGTCGTTGAAGTCTTGACCAATGTTACCTTGAGCCTTGATGAAATAAAGAGAATAGTTGAGAAAATAGGGGCATGTCTAGTGTGGGGTGGAGCACTAAATTTAGCTCCAGCAGACGATTTGACGATCCACGTTGAGAGAAGGTTAAGTCTCGATCCAAGAGGATTAATGCTCGCAAGCATTATGTCCAAAAAATACGCTATAGGAAGCCAATATGTTCTCATAGATATTCCCACCGGAAAGGGGGTTAAGGTTGAGACATTAGAAGAAGCGAGGTCACTGGCTAAAGATTTCATAGAGCTGGGGAAGAGGCTCGGGCAGTACGTTGAGGTGGCAATAACTTACGGAGGCCAGCCAATTGGTCACACAATAGGGCCAGCACTTGAAGCCAAAGAAGCCTTAGAAACACTGATGACTGGTAAAGGACCAGGAAGCCTGGTTGAGAAAGCAATAGGACTAGCTGGAATCCTATTAGAGATGGGAGGAGCTGCTCCTAGAGGAATGGGTCGAAAAATGGCCAGGGAAATCTTAGAAAGTGGAAAAGCATATGAGAAGATGAGAGAGATAATTGCAGAGCAAGGAGGAGATCCAGACATAAAGCCTGAAGATATTCAAATCGGGGATAAAACTTACACAATATATGCTCAAGCGAGCGGATATGTAACGGGTATAGATAATAAAGCAATGACTGCCATAGCAAGGGAAGCCGGTGCTCCAGAAGACAAGGGGGCAGGAATAATGCTTCATGTTAAAGTGGGAGAAAAGGTCAAAGAAGGAGATCCGCTCTTCACAATACATGCGGAGAGCGAGGGTAAGCTAGACAAGGCAATAGTGCTTGCAAGAAGGCTAGAACCCATAAAAATTGAAGGAATGGTGCTACAAGTGATCGGGAACCTTTAA